The Candidatus Cloacimonas sp. region GAGATGAAACACCAAAAATTTGATTTATATACAGTCGTCCATTTAATAACGCTTCACCCATTGTCCGCATACCATAAGCAAATATGCCACCAGCAATTCCACCATGAACTGCATTGTTAAATGCTGTATGCGTACTGGAAGTACACATCCCTATGCCAGTGACTGCCCCTTTGGGAGAAGCTGTGGTTCCGTATCTGACAAAAGATTCCACTTCTCCGGTTCCACCTGCATAATTATTGGTTCCACAAGTTATATTTATGGCATGACACAGTTTATAACCGTTAAAAAGAGATGATTCGGCAGGTGGGGTCCAGTCAATATAGCCCCTGAAACTATAAAAACCCACTCCGATATTCAGGGCTTGGGTAATAACAGTATAATTAGGAGATGGGCCATAATCCTCAGTAAAAGTATAATACGGATTAGTAAGCAAACTAAGCTCTTTGATATATTTCTGAATATACATTGTGGAGATGCCGGAAGGAGAGTTATCTCCCGAAAGCATCATCCGATTTAGCCAGCTTGCCGTATTCAGGTTTATATCACGCTCATAAAGATAAATCTTGCTGAAAACCACTAAGAGCTGTGATAAATTCTCCACCGAAATGCGTCCGATGAAACAATCTCCCAGTTGATCGCTGCCGGACACAAAAGTAAAATTGTAATCCGTTGCTCCGCTGGAAGTTGTAAAATAAGGAATAGTATAACTTCCGGATGTATCACCCAAAAGAATAACAAAATCAGGACGAGTTGCCATATTATTATATTTATTCTGAATATAAGCCGTAATAGTGGAAGTAGAGCTACCTGCTTCATTAGAGGCAGTGCTGGCAACCATAACATCAGCCCCTTTTTGTCTTTTCCACAAAACAAAACTATTTAAAGCAGAGGTAAAATTGGGATCGGTATTGGTTCCGTAAATTATCAAATAACGGGGAGGAGTATTGGCTACCACATAATTTCGATAATCTGCATAATTCAAAATCATTGACTCGTATATTTTATCAAAGCTGGCAGAAATACTTTCCGGTTCATTCAGTAGTTCATTTATTCCCGTTTCGTGAGTAAAATTCAAACGAAACTCTATATTATTGCTAACCGTTAGATCTCCGGTTTGAGCATTATAGGAAAAAGGATTTAGCTGAACAGTGATGATGCGAAAATCTCTTAAAATGGCCGGTTCACCATATTGTATCATCATTTCAGGATAATTTCCACCGCTATTGTAATAATTATTATTCACTACAAACCCTTTGGGGCTTTCCAAATTATTGCCCTGTTGAACAGGATACGGCAGAAAATTATGTATAACCGTTTGCTGAGTGGATAGCACTTCAATATTCACACCCCCGGTATTGGGAATGGCTATGGAAGTAGTTACTATCGGTAGTTCTGGCATACCTGATTCCATAAGAGTGGGAGTATTGGGAATCACAATCTTGTTGTAAACCGTTTCTCCGTTAGTTTCCTCTTGCAAAGTAAACTCGGGCAGAACAAAATTTACATTCATAAAAGAACTGTTTCTCACCCCTAAAGTAAATGCTGAATTTAAATTGGTGGGAAGGGAATAGTCACTTGTGGCAAACACCAGACCAGTGGCTAATAAAATCAATAGCAAGGAAATAATTCTCTTCATCGGACTTCCTTTATTTTATTAGAATGGATAGCTAATATTATTTGCAATAATTATTCCAAGTATTTCACAGATTGTAATATAGCTGCATTTCGTAGGGATGCGGATGAGCTGCTACCAAATCATAATCTTTCATTTTCAGCTGTATGTGGCTTGCAATTAGTTCTTCATTAAAAACATCGCCTTCCAGCAAAAATTGATGATCCATTTTCAATGCTTCCATCGCTTCAGCGAGATTGGCAGGAATGGATAGCAACTTTGCTTTTTCTTCTTCACTCCAGGCAAAGACATTATCATCATAAGGACCGAGATTATATTTTCCCGGGTCTATCTGTTTTTTGATCCCATCCAGTCCAGCCATTAAAATGGCACTCATTGCCAGATAGGGATTGCAAGTTCCATCTCCCGTTCTAAATTCAAAGCGTTTGGTTTCAGGAGTATTAGCATATTTGGGAATGCGAATTGCCGCACTGCGATTGGCAAGACCATAAAAAAGTTTTACGGGAGCTTCAAAACCGGGAAGCAACCTTTTAAAACTATTGGTAGAAGGATTGGTGAAAGCAACTAAAGCTCTACCATGCATTAAGATACCGCCTATAAACCAAATTGCTTCTTCAGAAAGGTCTGCATAACCACCTTTCTTATAAAAGAGGTTTTTCCCATCTTTATGCAATACGATATGAAAGTGCATTCCGTTTCCAGCGTGTCCATAAATCGGTTTCGGCATAAAAGTTGCCGTTAATCCATATTGTAAAGCGGTTCTACGAATGATATCCTTCATTACCAGCACATCATCACAAATTTTAGGAAAAGTGAGCAGTTCGGTTTCAATTTCTTCTTGTGCGGATAGCCCAACTTCATGGTGATGATAACGAACTTTAATATCTTGCTCTTCAATCAGTTCCACTATTTTTTGCCTTATTTCATAGAACTGATCGAAAGGAGTATCTATATGATAGCCCTTGATATCCTGATTGGAAAGTGCTTCCTTGTCTTCATTATCTTCCGGAAGCGCTTCCTTACATTCACTGGAAGTAATATTATAGCTGGCAGAAAAGGAATCGGTGTAATACTGAACCGAATCAAACAAATGAAATTCCAGCTCCGGAATCCAAGCTGAACTATCAGCAATACCAGTGGAGCGTAAATATTCATTAGCTCTCAAAGCAACGCTGCGCGGGTCTTTTTTTACTCCTATTCTGGTATCCGCATCGCAGATAGAACAAATCATTCTCAAAGTGGGTGTCTCATAAAAAGGGTCTAATTGCGCTGTATTCATATCTGGCATTAAAACCATATCTCCACTTTCCACACTTCTCATACCGGCTATGGAAGAACCATCAAAAGGTATGCCTATTTCCATAACTTCAGCAATACTGCGTGCAGGAAAAGTTATATGATACCATTTTCCATCCAGTCCGCAATATTTCAGGTCTATGGCTTTTACTTTATTTGCCTGAATTATTTGTTGTAATTCCTTCAGTTCCATTGTGTAACTCCTCTATATTATTTTTTTATTACTCAGAAGCGAAATCTTCTTAAAAAAGCCCTTTTCAGTCAGTCCACTTTTTACCTATATAATCTGTGTTAACAGGTAATCTGTGAAATGTATATTTATTGCACACCCATAACCTGCATCAAAAAATTCACCGGTGGAAGCAATATTTTGCCGATTATATTCCATCCCAGCAAGCTGGTAATTATAATAAACGCAAATAGATAAATCATCCCTTTCCGTTCCTGCATTGTCCATTTATAATATGCTTGATCAGTTAAAAATATCCCAATCACTTTGGAACCATCCAAAGGGGGAATAGGAATCAAATTAAAAATAGCAAGCACCAAATTTAAGTAAATTACATAAGTACAAATATATTGGATAACCATTGAAAAACCAAACAAATGGAAAATCAAGGCAAACACAATCGCCACTAAGAAATTGGAGAGCGGACCTGCCAAACCCGTTAATCCAGAATCTCTTTTAAAATTCTTAAAATTATAGGGATTAAAAGGAACCGGCTTAGCATATCCATATATAAAACCGCAAGTAAAATACAAAAACAGTGGCAAAATAACCGTTCCAAACCAGTCAATGTGTTTTAACGGATTCAGAGTTAAGCGTCCGGCTCTTTTAGCAGAATCATCACCCAGCCAGTAAGCAGCAAGAGAATGACAGAACTCATGGATAATAATGCTGTAAAAAACAAGAGCTATTATTGCCGCGTCCAAGAGCAGTTTAATAAACTTTGAACTCATCATATCTTTTTTATCTTTATGTAATTACGCTTTCCTGCCTTGATTATGTCTCCCTCTTGCAGAGTAACCGTAGCATCAAAAGCAGTAATTTTATTTCCATTGAGGGTTACTGCACCGCCTTGGATAAGGCGTTTAGCTTCTCCGTTAGTAGAACATATACCACTATCCACCAATAGCTTAGCCAGCTTATATGCGCTTTCCGAAAGAGCAAATTCCGGTATATTTTCCGGCGTTTCGCGACAAGAAAATTGTTTTTCAAAAGCCGCTTCCGCTTCTTTTGCCTCTTCCGCACTATGATACAAAGTCACAATTGCGCGGGCAAGCCGTTTTTTAAGCAGCATCGGATTCGTGCCTGTTTCCAGTTCTTTTTTGATCTGTTCTATTTCTTCTTCCGGCAGATTGGTGGCATAATAGAAATATTGCAAAATCAAACTATCAGGAATGGACATAACTTTTCCGTATTTATCTTGGGGAGAATCATATATGGCTATGTAGTTATGAAGCGATTTTCCCATCTTCTGCACTCCATCGGTACCAATTAAAATGGGAGATAGAATAGTTACCTGTTGTTCCATGCCAAAATGTCTTTGCATATCCCTACCGCAAAGAATATTGAATTTTTGTTCCGTAGCTCCCAATTCCACATCGCTTTGCACGGCTACAGAATCATAACCTTGTAAAACGGGATAGAGTATTTCGTGCATACCTAAAGAAAGCCCTTTTTCATAACGCAGACGAAAGGTCTCATGTGCCATAAATTGAGCTAAAGTGAATTTTCCCATTAACTTAATTACATCGCTCATTCCCATTTTACTAAACCATTCGCTTTGATAACGAACTTCCGTTTTTTCAGGAATAAGCACCGTATATAATTGTTCCATATATTTTTCGCTATTCTTTTTCACTGCTTCGGCAGTTAAAGGAGGACGGCTTTCATCCCGACCGGTAGGATCTCCAATTTGAGCTGTAAAATCACCTATTATGATTACTCCAATATGTCCTAAATCCTGAAATTGACGCATTTTACGGATGGGGACTAAATGTCCTATATGCACATCCGAACCGGTTGGATCAATTCCATATTTAATCCGGAGGGGTTTTCCCGTTTTTGCTGACTTGGCAAATTTTGCTTTCAATTCCTCGGCAGAGATAATCTCTTCAACCCCTCTGCCTACTAATTTCATTTCTTGTTCAAACGCCATTATCTATCCTGTTTTTAGTATTTTTACAATTCAAACGACACCATAATTGGATAGGATATTTGTCAAGCCGTAAATGATTTTGGCAAAAATGGAAAGAGCTAAAAGCGAGCATTAGTTTTCCAATGAGATAAGTGAAAAGTAAGATCGTGAGATAGGAAAAGTTCGTTTTAGATTAGTGTGGTCTTGGTAAATTCATTTTTCTTTTATCAAAGCTAAAAATATTACCGCCTGAAATTAGAACTTCTGCATCGACTATAAGAAA contains the following coding sequences:
- a CDS encoding site-2 protease family protein, which codes for MSSKFIKLLLDAAIIALVFYSIIIHEFCHSLAAYWLGDDSAKRAGRLTLNPLKHIDWFGTVILPLFLYFTCGFIYGYAKPVPFNPYNFKNFKRDSGLTGLAGPLSNFLVAIVFALIFHLFGFSMVIQYICTYVIYLNLVLAIFNLIPIPPLDGSKVIGIFLTDQAYYKWTMQERKGMIYLFAFIIITSLLGWNIIGKILLPPVNFLMQVMGVQ
- the tyrS gene encoding tyrosine--tRNA ligase: MAFEQEMKLVGRGVEEIISAEELKAKFAKSAKTGKPLRIKYGIDPTGSDVHIGHLVPIRKMRQFQDLGHIGVIIIGDFTAQIGDPTGRDESRPPLTAEAVKKNSEKYMEQLYTVLIPEKTEVRYQSEWFSKMGMSDVIKLMGKFTLAQFMAHETFRLRYEKGLSLGMHEILYPVLQGYDSVAVQSDVELGATEQKFNILCGRDMQRHFGMEQQVTILSPILIGTDGVQKMGKSLHNYIAIYDSPQDKYGKVMSIPDSLILQYFYYATNLPEEEIEQIKKELETGTNPMLLKKRLARAIVTLYHSAEEAKEAEAAFEKQFSCRETPENIPEFALSESAYKLAKLLVDSGICSTNGEAKRLIQGGAVTLNGNKITAFDATVTLQEGDIIKAGKRNYIKIKKI
- the glnA gene encoding type I glutamate--ammonia ligase encodes the protein MELKELQQIIQANKVKAIDLKYCGLDGKWYHITFPARSIAEVMEIGIPFDGSSIAGMRSVESGDMVLMPDMNTAQLDPFYETPTLRMICSICDADTRIGVKKDPRSVALRANEYLRSTGIADSSAWIPELEFHLFDSVQYYTDSFSASYNITSSECKEALPEDNEDKEALSNQDIKGYHIDTPFDQFYEIRQKIVELIEEQDIKVRYHHHEVGLSAQEEIETELLTFPKICDDVLVMKDIIRRTALQYGLTATFMPKPIYGHAGNGMHFHIVLHKDGKNLFYKKGGYADLSEEAIWFIGGILMHGRALVAFTNPSTNSFKRLLPGFEAPVKLFYGLANRSAAIRIPKYANTPETKRFEFRTGDGTCNPYLAMSAILMAGLDGIKKQIDPGKYNLGPYDDNVFAWSEEEKAKLLSIPANLAEAMEALKMDHQFLLEGDVFNEELIASHIQLKMKDYDLVAAHPHPYEMQLYYNL